One genomic region from Bubalus bubalis isolate 160015118507 breed Murrah chromosome 12, NDDB_SH_1, whole genome shotgun sequence encodes:
- the PCBP1 gene encoding poly(rC)-binding protein 1, which yields MDAGVTESGLNVTLTIRLLMHGKEVGSIIGKKGESVKRIREESGARINISEGNCPERIITLTGPTNAIFKAFAMIIDKLEEDINSSMTNSTAASRPPVTLRLVVPATQCGSLIGKGGCKIKEIRESTGAQVQVAGDMLPNSTERAITIAGVPQSVTECVKQICLVMLETLSQSPQGRVMTIPYQPMPASSPVICAGGQDRCSDAAGYPHATHDLEGPPLDAYSIQGQHTISPLDLAKLNQVARQQSHFAMMHGGTGFAGIDSSSPEVKGYWASLDASTQTTHELTIPNNLIGCIIGRQGANINEIRQMSGAQIKIANPVEGSSGRQVTITGSAASISLAQYLINARLSSEKGMGCS from the coding sequence ATGGATGCCGGTGTGACTGAAAGTGGACTAAATGTGACTCTCACCATTCGGCTGCTTATGCACGGAAAGGAAGTAGGAAGCATTATTGGGAAGAAAGGGGAGTCGGTTAAGAGGATCCGCGAGGAGAGTGGCGCGCGGATCAACATCTCGGAGGGGAATTGCCCGGAGAGAATCATCACTCTGACCGGCCCCACCAATGCCATCTTTAAGGCCTTCGCTATGATCATCGACAAGCTGGAGGAAGATATCAACAGCTCCATGACCAACAGCACGGCGGCCAGCAGGCCCCCGGTCACCCTGAGGCTGGTGGTGCCGGCCACCCAGTGCGGCTCCCTGATTGGGAAAGGCGGGTGTAAGATCAAAGAGATCCGCGAGAGTACCGGGGCCCAGGTCCAGGTGGCGGGGGATATGCTGCCCAACTCCACCGAGCGGGCCATCACCATTGCTGGCGTGCCGCAGTCTGTCACCGAGTGTGTCAAGCAGATCTGCCTGGTCATGCTGGAGACGCTCTCCCAGTCTCCGCAAGGGAGAGTCATGACCATTCCGTACCAGCCCATGCCGGCCAGCTCTCCAGTCATCTGCGCGGGCGGCCAAGATCGGTGCAGCGACGCTGCGGGCTACCCCCACGCCACCCATGACCTGGAGGGACCACCTCTAGATGCCTACTCGATTCAAGGACAACACACCATTTCTCCGCTCGATCTGGCCAAGCTGAACCAGGTGGCAAGACAACAGTCTCACTTTGCCATGATGCACGGCGGGACCGGATTCGCCGGAATTGACTCCAGCTCTCCAGAGGTGAAAGGCTATTGGGCAAGTTTGGATGCATCTACTCAAACCACCCATGAACTCACCATTCCAAATAACTTAATTGGCTGCATAATCGGGCGCCAAGGCGCCAACATTAATGAGATCCGCCAGATGTCCGGGGCCCAGATCAAAATTGCCAACCCAGTGGAAGGCTCTTCTGGTAGGCAGGTTACTATCACTGGTTCTGCTGCCAGTATTAGTCTGGCCCAATATCTAATCAATGCCAGGCTTTCTTCTGAGAAGGGCATGGGGTGCAGCTAG